The following coding sequences lie in one Lelliottia jeotgali genomic window:
- a CDS encoding Phenylacetate-coenzyme A ligase: protein MTTTTTQLDAIETASVDELQALQTERLKWTLKHAYNNVPMYKRKFDAAGVHPDDFKELSDLNKFPCTTKQDLRDNYPFDTFAVPMEQVVRIHASSGTTGKPTVVGYTQNDIDNWANIVARSLRAAGGTRKDKIHVAYGYGLFTGGLGAHYGAERLGATVIPMSGGQTEKQAQLIRDFQPDMIMVTPSYCLNLIEELERQMGGDASQCSLRVGVFGAEPWTLAMRHEIERRLGITALDIYGLSEVMGPGVAMECIETADGPTIWEDHFYPEIVNPNDGTPLADGQQGELLFTTLTKEALPVIRYRTRDLTRLLPGTARTMRRMDRISGRSDDMLIIRGVNVFPSQLEEEIVKFEHLSPHYQLEVNRRGHLDSLSVKVELKESSLVLSHEQRCQVCHQLRHRIKSMVGISTDVTIVNCGSIPRSEGKACRVFDLRKVAANG from the coding sequence ATGACAACGACAACAACACAACTTGATGCAATTGAAACTGCCTCCGTGGACGAATTACAGGCGCTGCAAACCGAACGCCTGAAGTGGACGCTGAAGCATGCTTACAACAATGTGCCAATGTACAAACGCAAATTTGACGCAGCGGGCGTGCATCCTGACGATTTCAAAGAGTTAAGCGATCTCAATAAATTCCCGTGCACCACCAAACAGGATCTGCGGGATAACTATCCGTTCGATACCTTCGCGGTGCCGATGGAGCAGGTGGTGCGCATTCATGCGTCCTCCGGCACGACGGGTAAACCGACGGTGGTCGGCTACACGCAAAACGATATCGACAACTGGGCCAATATTGTCGCCCGTTCTCTGCGCGCCGCCGGCGGCACGCGCAAGGATAAAATTCACGTGGCTTATGGCTACGGACTCTTTACCGGCGGGCTGGGCGCGCATTACGGCGCCGAGCGTTTAGGGGCGACAGTGATCCCGATGTCCGGTGGCCAGACCGAGAAGCAGGCGCAGCTGATCCGCGATTTCCAGCCGGATATGATCATGGTGACGCCGTCTTACTGCCTGAACCTGATTGAAGAGCTGGAGCGCCAGATGGGCGGCGACGCCAGCCAATGTTCCCTGCGCGTCGGCGTCTTTGGCGCGGAACCCTGGACCCTGGCGATGCGCCATGAGATCGAGCGTCGCCTGGGGATCACCGCCCTGGATATTTACGGCCTGTCTGAAGTGATGGGACCGGGCGTGGCGATGGAGTGCATCGAAACCGCCGACGGCCCGACCATCTGGGAAGATCATTTCTATCCAGAAATCGTCAATCCGAACGACGGCACGCCGCTGGCCGACGGTCAGCAGGGCGAACTGCTGTTCACCACGCTCACCAAAGAGGCGTTGCCGGTTATCCGCTATCGCACCCGCGACCTGACGCGTCTCCTGCCAGGCACTGCGCGCACCATGCGCCGCATGGACCGTATCAGTGGACGCAGCGATGACATGCTGATCATTCGCGGCGTGAACGTTTTCCCGTCCCAGCTGGAAGAGGAGATTGTTAAGTTTGAGCATCTGTCGCCGCATTACCAGCTGGAAGTGAACCGCCGCGGCCATCTTGATTCACTTTCAGTGAAAGTGGAGCTGAAAGAGAGCAGCCTGGTGCTGAGCCACGAACAGCGCTGCCAGGTATGTCATCAGTTGCGTCATCGTATTAAGTCAATGGTCGGGATCTCCACCGACGTGACAATCGTCAACTGCGGCAGCATTCCGCGCTCTGAAGGCAAGGCGTGTCGGGTGTTTGATCTGCGCAAGGTGGCGGCGAACGGGTAG
- a CDS encoding Phenylacetic acid degradation operon negative regulatory protein PaaX, with product MSKLDTFIQHAVSSVPISGTSLISSLYGDSLSHRGGEIWLGSLAALLEGMGFGERFVRTALFRLNKEGWLDVSRIGRRSFYRLSDKGLRLTRRAENKIYRAELPAWDGKWLLLLSEGLDKATLADVKKQLIWQGFGTLAASLMASPSQKMADVQTLLHEAGVAENVICFEAHSPLALSRAALRSRVEECWQLTEQNVMYEKFIESFRPLLPLLKEAADELTPERCFQIQLLLIHFYRRVVLKDPLLPEELLPAHWAGQTARQLCINIYQRVAPGALAFVSEKGETSVGELPTPGALYFQRFGGLNIT from the coding sequence ATGAGTAAACTCGATACTTTTATTCAGCACGCCGTTAGCTCTGTGCCGATCAGCGGAACCTCGCTGATTTCATCCTTGTATGGCGACTCGCTCTCCCATCGCGGCGGTGAAATTTGGCTTGGCAGTCTGGCCGCATTGCTTGAAGGGATGGGATTTGGCGAACGCTTTGTGCGTACCGCGCTGTTTCGCTTGAATAAAGAAGGCTGGCTGGATGTTTCCCGCATTGGCAGGCGCAGTTTTTATCGTCTGAGCGATAAGGGATTGCGTTTGACCCGTCGCGCGGAGAACAAAATTTATCGCGCAGAACTGCCCGCCTGGGACGGGAAATGGCTGCTGTTGCTCTCGGAAGGACTGGATAAAGCGACGCTTGCCGATGTCAAAAAACAGCTGATCTGGCAGGGGTTTGGCACGCTGGCCGCCAGCCTGATGGCCTCTCCGTCACAAAAAATGGCAGATGTACAGACCCTGCTGCATGAAGCGGGCGTAGCCGAAAACGTTATCTGTTTTGAAGCGCATTCCCCACTGGCGCTGTCGCGCGCGGCGCTGCGTTCCCGCGTCGAAGAGTGCTGGCAACTGACTGAACAGAACGTGATGTATGAAAAGTTTATTGAGTCGTTCCGGCCCTTGCTGCCGCTGTTAAAAGAGGCCGCCGATGAACTGACGCCGGAGCGCTGTTTCCAGATTCAGCTGTTGCTGATCCATTTCTATCGCCGCGTAGTGTTGAAAGATCCGCTGTTGCCCGAGGAACTACTCCCGGCGCACTGGGCGGGGCAAACCGCGCGGCAGCTGTGTATTAATATTTATCAGCGGGTTGCGCCAGGTGCGCTGGCTTTTGTCAGTGAAAAAGGCGAAACCTCGGTTGGAGAGTTGCCCACGCCGGGGGCGCTTTATTTCCAGCGTTTTGGCGGGCTGAATATCACATAA
- a CDS encoding Phenylacetic acid degradation protein PaaY: protein MPVYQIDGLTPVVPDESYVHPTAVLIGDVILGKGVYVGPNASLRGDFGRIVVKDGANIQDNCVMHGFPEQDTVVEEHGHIGHSAILHGCVVRKNALVGMNAVVMDGAVIGENSIVGAAAFVKAKAEMPANTLIIGSPAKAIRQLSDQELEWKKQGTREYQVLVERCKLTMHQVEPLREVEPGRTRLVFDENLRPKSSQAN from the coding sequence ATGCCTGTATATCAGATAGATGGACTGACGCCAGTCGTTCCCGATGAAAGCTACGTACATCCTACGGCAGTGCTGATTGGCGACGTGATCCTCGGCAAAGGGGTGTACGTCGGGCCAAACGCCAGCCTGCGCGGTGATTTTGGTCGCATCGTCGTAAAAGACGGTGCGAATATTCAGGATAATTGCGTGATGCACGGCTTCCCTGAACAGGATACGGTCGTTGAAGAGCACGGACATATCGGTCACAGCGCCATTTTGCACGGCTGCGTTGTGCGTAAAAATGCGCTGGTCGGCATGAACGCGGTGGTAATGGACGGCGCGGTCATCGGCGAGAACAGTATCGTCGGCGCGGCGGCATTTGTGAAAGCCAAAGCGGAAATGCCCGCCAACACTCTGATTATCGGCAGCCCGGCAAAAGCTATTCGTCAGCTGAGCGATCAGGAACTCGAATGGAAAAAGCAGGGGACGCGCGAATATCAGGTGCTGGTTGAACGCTGCAAGCTGACAATGCATCAGGTTGAACCGCTGCGGGAAGTGGAACCGGGCAGAACGCGTCTGGTATTTGACGAAAATTTACGACCGAAATCGTCACAGGCAAATTAA
- a CDS encoding Cold shock protein CspB → MSAKIIGLVKWFNEDKGFGFISPVDGSKDVFVHFSALQGDNFKTLFEGQKVEFVIEAGAKGPAAANVILRD, encoded by the coding sequence ATGTCTGCAAAAATTATTGGTTTAGTGAAGTGGTTTAACGAAGATAAAGGCTTTGGCTTTATTTCTCCGGTTGATGGCAGCAAAGATGTTTTTGTCCATTTCTCTGCGTTGCAGGGTGATAATTTCAAAACCTTGTTTGAAGGCCAGAAAGTGGAATTCGTGATTGAAGCGGGTGCGAAAGGCCCGGCTGCGGCTAACGTTATTCTGCGCGATTAA
- a CDS encoding FMN-dependent NADH-azoreductase: MSKVLVLKSSILAGYSQSGQLSDYFVEQWREQHSADEITVRDLAANPIPVLDGELVGALRPSDAPLTPRQQEALALSDELIAELQAHDVIVINAPMYNFNIPTQLKNYFDLVARAGVTFRYTENGPEGLVKGKRAIVLSSRGGIHKDTPTDLVAPYLTLFLGFIGITDVNFVFAEGIAYGPEVATKAQTDAKSAIDSLVAA; this comes from the coding sequence ATGAGCAAAGTATTAGTTCTCAAATCCAGTATTCTGGCAGGGTACTCTCAGTCCGGTCAGCTGTCTGATTATTTCGTTGAGCAGTGGCGTGAACAGCACAGTGCTGACGAAATCACCGTTCGCGATCTGGCTGCAAACCCGATTCCGGTACTGGACGGTGAGTTGGTTGGCGCGCTGCGTCCAAGCGATGCACCGCTGACACCACGTCAGCAGGAAGCGCTGGCGCTGTCTGATGAACTGATTGCTGAGCTGCAGGCGCATGACGTCATCGTTATCAACGCCCCAATGTACAACTTCAACATCCCTACTCAGCTGAAAAACTATTTCGACCTGGTCGCTCGTGCTGGCGTAACCTTCCGTTACACCGAAAACGGTCCTGAAGGCCTGGTGAAAGGTAAACGCGCTATTGTACTGTCCAGCCGTGGCGGTATTCACAAAGATACCCCAACTGACCTGGTCGCACCGTACCTGACGCTGTTCCTGGGCTTCATCGGTATCACCGACGTGAACTTTGTGTTTGCTGAAGGTATTGCTTACGGTCCAGAAGTGGCGACCAAAGCACAGACCGATGCAAAATCTGCTATCGACAGCCTGGTTGCAGCATAA
- a CDS encoding ATP-dependent RNA helicase HrpA, whose translation MTEQQKLTFPMLMQQLDTLMLRDKQRFARRLHGIKKVKNPDAQQAIYQEMAKEIEQAAGKVVLREAARPVIEYPQNLPVSQKKQEILEAVRDNQVVIVAGETGSGKTTQLPKICMELGRGIKGLIGHTQPRRLAARTVANRIAEELQTEPGGCIGYKVRFSDHVSDNTMVKLMTDGILLAEIQQDRLLMQYDTIIIDEAHERSLNIDFLLGYLRELLPRRPDLKIIITSATIDPERFSRHFNNAPIIEVSGRTYPVDVRYRPIVEEADDVDRDQLQAIFDAVDELGRESPGDILIFMSGEREIRDTADALSKRDLRHTEILPLYARLSNSEQNRVFQAHSGRRIVLATNVAETSLTVPGIKYVIDPGTARISRYSYRTKVQRLPIEPVSQASANQRKGRCGRVSEGICIRLYSEDDFLSRPEFTDPEILRTNLASVILQMTALGLGDIAAFPFVEAPDKRNIQDGVRLLEELGAITTDEQATAYKLTPMGRQLSQLPVDPRLARMVIEAQKHGCVREAMIITSALSIQDPRERPMDKKQASDEKHQRFHDKESDFLAFVNLWNYLGEQQKALSSNQFRRQCKVEYLNYLRVREWQDIYTQLRQVVKELGIPVNSEPAEYREIHMALLTGLLSHIGMKDADKQEYTGARNARFSIFPGSGLFKKPPKWTIVAELVETSRLWGRIAARIDPEWVEPVAQHLLKRSYSEPHWERAQGAVMATEKVTVYGLPVVAARKVNYSLIDPALSRELFIRHALVEGDWQTRHAFFRENLKLRAEVEELEHKTRRRDILVDDEALFEFYDQRISHDVVSARHFDSWWKKASKESPDLLNFEKSMLIKEGAEQVSKLDYPNFWHQGNLKLRLTYQFEPGADADGVTVHIPLPLLNQVDESGFEWQIPGLRRELVIALIKSLPKPVRRNFVPAPNYAEAFLARVTPLELPLLDALEKELRRMSGVTIDRESWHWDQVPDHLKITFRVVDDKNKKLNEGRSLSELKDALKGKVQETLSAVADDGIEQSGLHIWSFGNLPDHYEQKRGNYKVKAWPALVDERDSVAIKLFDNPQEQQQAMWRGLRRLLLLNIPSPIKYLHEKLPNKAKLGLYFNPYGKVLDLIDDCISCGVDKLIDEAGGPVWTEEGFAALHEKVRAGLNETVVTIAKQVEQILTAVFNINKRLKGRVDMTMALALSDVKAQMGGLVYRGFVTGNGFKRLGDTLRYLNAIEKRLEKLAVDPHRDRAQMLKVESVQQAWQQWLNKLPPARRDDEDVQEIRWMIEELRVSFFAQQLGTPYPISDKRILQAMEQITA comes from the coding sequence ATGACAGAACAACAAAAATTAACCTTCCCGATGCTGATGCAACAGCTCGATACGCTGATGCTGCGCGACAAGCAGCGCTTCGCACGCCGTCTTCATGGGATCAAAAAGGTTAAAAATCCTGATGCACAACAGGCCATTTACCAGGAGATGGCGAAAGAGATTGAACAGGCTGCAGGGAAAGTCGTGCTGCGTGAAGCAGCACGTCCGGTGATTGAATACCCGCAAAACCTGCCGGTCAGTCAGAAAAAACAGGAAATCCTCGAAGCCGTTCGCGATAACCAAGTGGTGATTGTGGCCGGTGAGACGGGTTCTGGTAAAACCACGCAGCTACCAAAAATTTGTATGGAGCTGGGGCGCGGAATTAAAGGCCTGATTGGTCATACCCAGCCGCGCCGTCTGGCGGCGCGTACCGTGGCGAACCGTATTGCCGAGGAGCTGCAAACGGAGCCGGGTGGTTGCATCGGCTATAAAGTGCGTTTTAGCGATCACGTCAGCGACAACACTATGGTCAAACTGATGACCGACGGGATTCTGTTGGCTGAAATCCAGCAGGATCGCCTGCTGATGCAGTACGACACCATCATCATCGATGAAGCGCACGAACGCAGTCTGAATATCGATTTCCTGCTGGGCTATCTGCGTGAATTACTGCCGCGTCGCCCGGATCTGAAAATCATTATTACCTCCGCGACCATCGATCCGGAGCGCTTCTCGCGCCACTTTAACAACGCGCCGATCATCGAAGTCTCTGGCCGTACTTATCCGGTGGACGTGCGCTATCGTCCGATCGTCGAAGAGGCGGATGATGTCGATCGCGACCAGCTGCAGGCTATTTTTGACGCCGTCGATGAGCTGGGCCGTGAAAGCCCCGGCGACATCCTGATCTTCATGAGCGGTGAGCGTGAAATCCGCGATACCGCCGACGCCCTAAGCAAACGCGATCTGCGCCACACAGAGATCTTACCGCTCTACGCCCGCTTGTCGAACAGCGAGCAGAACCGCGTTTTCCAGGCGCACAGCGGACGGCGCATCGTGCTGGCGACCAACGTCGCCGAAACCTCACTGACCGTGCCGGGCATCAAGTATGTAATCGACCCTGGCACCGCGCGTATCAGCCGCTACAGCTATCGCACCAAGGTTCAGCGTCTGCCGATCGAGCCGGTTTCACAGGCCTCTGCTAACCAGCGTAAAGGCCGCTGCGGTCGTGTTTCGGAAGGTATCTGTATTCGCCTGTATTCCGAAGACGATTTCCTGTCTCGCCCGGAATTTACCGATCCAGAGATTCTGCGTACCAACCTCGCGTCGGTTATTTTGCAGATGACGGCTCTGGGGCTGGGCGATATCGCCGCGTTCCCGTTTGTCGAAGCGCCGGATAAGCGCAATATTCAGGACGGCGTGCGCCTGCTGGAAGAGCTGGGCGCTATTACCACTGACGAACAGGCCACTGCCTACAAACTGACGCCGATGGGCCGTCAGCTGAGCCAGCTGCCGGTGGACCCGCGTCTGGCGAGGATGGTGATTGAGGCGCAAAAACACGGCTGCGTGCGTGAGGCGATGATTATCACTTCAGCGCTGTCGATTCAGGACCCGCGTGAACGTCCGATGGACAAAAAGCAGGCGTCCGATGAAAAACATCAGCGTTTCCACGACAAAGAGTCCGATTTCCTCGCCTTTGTGAACCTGTGGAATTACCTCGGCGAGCAGCAAAAAGCCCTGTCGTCGAACCAGTTCCGCCGTCAGTGTAAGGTCGAATATCTTAACTACCTGCGCGTGCGCGAGTGGCAGGATATTTACACCCAGCTGCGTCAGGTGGTGAAAGAGCTGGGCATTCCGGTGAACAGCGAACCGGCAGAGTACCGCGAAATTCACATGGCGCTGCTGACCGGGTTGCTGTCGCACATCGGTATGAAAGACGCCGATAAGCAGGAATATACCGGCGCGCGTAACGCCCGTTTCTCCATCTTCCCAGGTTCTGGTTTATTCAAGAAACCGCCGAAATGGACCATCGTGGCAGAGCTGGTGGAAACCAGCCGTCTGTGGGGCCGTATTGCAGCGCGTATTGATCCTGAATGGGTCGAACCTGTCGCGCAGCACCTGCTGAAACGCTCATACAGTGAACCACACTGGGAGCGGGCGCAGGGCGCGGTAATGGCGACCGAAAAAGTGACCGTTTACGGCCTGCCGGTCGTTGCGGCGCGTAAGGTGAATTACAGCCTGATCGACCCGGCGCTCTCCCGCGAGCTGTTTATCCGCCACGCGCTGGTGGAGGGCGACTGGCAGACACGTCACGCCTTCTTCCGTGAAAACCTGAAGCTGCGCGCCGAAGTCGAAGAGCTGGAACACAAAACGCGCCGCCGCGACATCCTTGTGGATGACGAAGCGCTGTTTGAGTTTTATGACCAGCGCATCAGCCACGACGTGGTTTCTGCGCGTCACTTCGACAGCTGGTGGAAAAAGGCCAGTAAGGAATCGCCGGATCTGCTCAACTTTGAAAAGAGCATGTTGATCAAAGAGGGCGCGGAGCAGGTCAGCAAGCTGGACTACCCGAACTTCTGGCATCAGGGCAATCTCAAGCTGCGTCTGACCTATCAGTTTGAACCAGGCGCGGACGCCGACGGCGTGACAGTCCACATTCCGCTGCCGCTGCTCAATCAGGTGGATGAGAGTGGTTTTGAGTGGCAAATCCCAGGCCTGCGCCGCGAGCTGGTGATTGCGCTGATCAAATCCTTGCCTAAACCGGTTCGCCGTAATTTTGTTCCAGCGCCAAACTATGCCGAGGCATTTTTAGCCCGTGTTACGCCGCTGGAGCTGCCGCTGCTCGATGCACTGGAGAAAGAGCTGCGCCGTATGTCGGGGGTGACCATTGACCGCGAATCCTGGCACTGGGATCAGGTGCCCGATCATCTGAAAATCACCTTCCGGGTAGTGGATGACAAAAACAAAAAGCTCAACGAAGGCCGCTCGCTGAGTGAACTCAAGGATGCGCTGAAAGGCAAAGTGCAGGAGACGCTCTCGGCGGTGGCGGATGACGGCATCGAGCAGAGCGGGCTGCATATCTGGAGCTTCGGCAATCTGCCGGATCACTACGAGCAGAAACGCGGTAACTACAAAGTGAAGGCCTGGCCTGCGCTGGTGGATGAGCGCGACAGTGTGGCGATCAAGTTGTTTGATAATCCGCAGGAACAACAGCAGGCGATGTGGCGCGGTCTGCGCCGCTTGCTGCTGCTGAATATCCCGTCGCCTATCAAATATCTTCATGAAAAACTGCCGAACAAAGCCAAACTCGGTTTGTACTTCAACCCGTACGGCAAGGTGCTGGATCTGATTGACGACTGCATCTCCTGCGGCGTGGACAAGCTGATTGACGAAGCGGGCGGACCGGTGTGGACGGAAGAGGGCTTTGCCGCGCTGCACGAAAAAGTGCGTGCTGGGCTGAACGAGACCGTGGTCACTATCGCGAAGCAGGTCGAACAGATCCTGACGGCGGTGTTCAATATCAACAAACGTCTGAAAGGGCGCGTGGATATGACGATGGCGCTGGCGCTGTCGGACGTGAAAGCGCAGATGGGTGGGCTGGTGTATCGCGGATTTGTCACCGGCAACGGTTTCAAACGTCTCGGTGATACGCTGCGTTATCTGAATGCGATTGAAAAACGTCTGGAGAAGCTGGCCGTCGATCCGCACCGCGATCGCGCGCAGATGCTGAAAGTGGAGAGCGTCCAGCAGGCGTGGCAGCAGTGGTTAAACAAACTGCCGCCCGCGCGTCGTGATGACGAGGACGTGCAGGAGATCCGCTGGATGATCGAAGAGCTGCGCGTGAGTTTCTTTGCGCAGCAGCTGGGAACGCCTTATCCGATTTCCGATAAGCGTATCTTGCAGGCGATGGAGCAGATTACGGCTTAA
- a CDS encoding O-methyltransferase gives MQQTWSAVDNYMISSLIPQDAVLQQVLENNKRAGLPEHDVAANQGQLLALFVQMTQAKRILEIGTLGAYSTIWMARALPPDGKIITLEADPVHVEIARQNIHLAGLQRKIELIEGPGLQSLKDFGDIPPFDLIFIDADKPNNPGYLEWALRYSRPGTVIIGDNVVRDGEVINDQSNDDRVQGVRRFIEMTGDNPRLTATALQTVGTKGWDGFTLAIVNS, from the coding sequence ATGCAACAAACGTGGTCTGCAGTAGATAACTATATGATTTCTTCTCTCATTCCCCAAGATGCGGTACTGCAACAGGTTCTGGAGAACAACAAACGAGCCGGGCTGCCGGAGCATGACGTGGCGGCAAATCAGGGGCAATTGCTGGCATTATTCGTACAAATGACGCAAGCGAAACGTATCCTGGAAATCGGTACCCTGGGCGCGTATAGCACTATCTGGATGGCGCGCGCTTTGCCACCAGACGGCAAAATTATCACCCTTGAAGCCGATCCAGTTCATGTCGAAATCGCCAGACAGAATATCCACCTTGCCGGTTTGCAGCGAAAAATTGAGCTTATCGAAGGTCCTGGATTGCAATCGCTGAAAGACTTCGGGGACATTCCGCCGTTTGATCTGATCTTTATCGATGCGGATAAGCCTAACAATCCGGGCTATCTGGAGTGGGCGCTGCGCTACTCACGACCGGGAACCGTGATTATTGGCGATAACGTGGTGCGTGACGGTGAAGTGATCAATGACCAAAGCAACGATGACCGCGTGCAGGGTGTACGGCGTTTTATCGAAATGACCGGAGATAACCCTCGTCTCACAGCCACTGCGCTGCAAACCGTGGGAACGAAAGGTTGGGATGGGTTTACGCTGGCCATAGTGAATAGCTGA
- a CDS encoding RND efflux system, outer membrane lipoprotein, NodT family, producing MTLRPVAGLLIATFLVGCQSADVAPAKNTLQIPAQWRATSGPTSPTEQLWWRNFHDNHLNRYVDQALHNNSDVLIARERINEYQARVYAADSSLFPSLDAGVSGTRARTQSAATGLPVYSTLYKGSLTASYDVDIWGVNRSTANAAQASLEAQKAAAAAADLTVASSVASGYVTLLALDEQLRVTQSTVKSREDALALAKRQFETGYSSRLELMQSDSELRSTRAQIPLLQHQIAVQENALSQLLGDNPEDVARSDSFSALTPLQLPSQLPSSLLNRRPDIVQAERQLIAADATLDASRASLLPSINLTASGSVQDRTLPGLLDSPLQLWSLGGSILAPLLNRQALNAQVDISQSQRNQALYGYEKTVRNAFREVNDSLDAITRYQEQQTELLAQQDVAQETLRIAQNRYRNGYSSYLDVLDAQRTLFSVQTNVVQVKNNLLLAQIDLYKTLGGGWSAA from the coding sequence ATGACGCTTCGCCCCGTCGCTGGATTATTGATTGCGACCTTCCTGGTAGGATGTCAGTCGGCAGATGTCGCCCCGGCCAAAAATACGCTGCAAATTCCGGCACAGTGGCGTGCGACGTCAGGCCCCACGAGCCCGACCGAGCAGCTATGGTGGCGTAATTTTCACGATAACCACCTCAACCGCTACGTCGATCAGGCGCTGCACAATAACAGCGACGTGCTGATCGCCCGTGAGCGGATTAATGAATATCAGGCGCGCGTCTACGCCGCCGACAGCAGTCTGTTCCCCTCGCTGGATGCCGGCGTGAGCGGCACTCGCGCACGAACTCAATCTGCTGCGACCGGGCTGCCGGTTTACAGTACCTTATACAAAGGCAGCCTGACCGCCAGCTACGACGTGGATATCTGGGGCGTGAACCGCAGCACGGCGAACGCAGCGCAAGCCTCACTCGAGGCACAAAAAGCGGCAGCAGCGGCAGCGGACTTAACCGTCGCCTCATCGGTGGCCTCGGGCTATGTGACATTGCTTGCGCTGGATGAACAATTGCGCGTCACGCAGTCGACAGTGAAATCGCGTGAAGATGCGCTGGCGCTGGCAAAACGGCAGTTTGAAACGGGTTACAGCTCGCGGCTGGAGCTAATGCAGTCGGATTCCGAGCTGCGCTCAACGCGTGCACAAATCCCACTTTTGCAGCATCAAATTGCGGTTCAGGAAAACGCGCTCAGCCAACTGCTGGGCGATAACCCTGAAGATGTCGCACGAAGCGACAGTTTTAGTGCGCTGACACCGCTACAACTCCCGTCACAGCTTCCCTCCTCGCTACTCAATCGCCGCCCGGATATTGTGCAGGCGGAGCGCCAGCTGATCGCCGCCGACGCCACGCTCGACGCTTCTCGCGCCAGCCTGCTGCCGTCGATCAACCTCACCGCCAGCGGATCGGTACAGGATCGTACGTTGCCCGGCTTGCTGGATAGCCCGCTTCAGCTCTGGAGTCTCGGCGGGAGTATTCTGGCCCCGCTGCTGAATCGCCAGGCGCTCAACGCTCAGGTGGATATTTCGCAATCACAGCGTAATCAGGCGCTGTATGGCTACGAAAAAACCGTGCGCAATGCGTTTCGTGAAGTGAACGACAGTCTGGATGCCATCACGCGCTATCAGGAACAGCAGACCGAGCTACTCGCGCAGCAGGATGTGGCACAGGAGACGCTGCGCATCGCACAAAATCGCTATCGCAACGGGTATTCTTCGTATCTGGACGTTCTCGACGCCCAGCGCACGCTGTTCTCGGTGCAAACCAATGTGGTGCAGGTGAAAAATAACCTGCTGCTGGCACAGATTGATTTGTATAAAACACTGGGTGGCGGATGGTCGGCGGCATAA
- a CDS encoding HlyD family secretion protein: MSQQDAAKEQATTRNNLRIVSLFAAAAIGIVGVLVILYAWQLPPFTRHTQFTDNAYVRGQTTFISPQVNGYITEVKVQDFVQVKKGDLLLQIDDRIYRQRVHQAEAQLAMKMAALNNNLQQRKSAEAVIVRNDAALKNARAQSLKTQADLKRVKDLTADGSLSIRERDAALASAAQGSADIEQAKATLEMSRQDLQTVIVNRGSLEADVESAKAALELAQIDLQNTRIVAPRDGQLGQIAVRLGAYVTAGTHLTTLVPPQHWVIANIKETQLADLRVGQPVKFTVDALNGKAYEGRVQSISPATGVEFSAITPDNATGNFVKIAQRIPVRIEVLGKAEDSALLRPGMSVQVNIDTRETKE; encoded by the coding sequence ATGAGTCAGCAGGATGCCGCCAAAGAGCAGGCCACTACGCGCAACAATTTGCGCATTGTTTCACTGTTTGCTGCGGCCGCCATCGGCATCGTCGGAGTGCTGGTGATTCTATACGCCTGGCAATTGCCGCCGTTCACGCGCCATACCCAGTTCACCGATAACGCCTACGTGCGCGGGCAGACCACGTTTATCAGCCCGCAGGTGAACGGTTATATTACTGAGGTGAAAGTACAGGATTTTGTGCAGGTGAAAAAAGGCGACCTGCTGCTGCAAATCGACGACAGAATTTACCGCCAGCGCGTACATCAGGCCGAGGCCCAGCTGGCGATGAAAATGGCAGCGCTAAACAATAATCTTCAGCAGCGTAAAAGCGCTGAGGCAGTGATTGTTCGCAACGACGCGGCGCTGAAAAATGCCCGCGCCCAGAGCCTGAAAACCCAGGCCGATTTAAAGCGCGTTAAAGATCTGACTGCCGACGGTTCACTCTCGATTCGCGAGCGCGATGCAGCTCTTGCCAGTGCCGCTCAGGGCAGTGCCGATATTGAGCAGGCCAAAGCCACGCTTGAGATGTCACGCCAGGATCTGCAAACCGTCATCGTCAATCGCGGCTCGCTGGAAGCCGACGTTGAGAGCGCCAAAGCCGCGCTGGAACTGGCGCAAATCGATTTGCAAAACACGCGGATTGTCGCCCCGCGCGACGGACAGCTCGGGCAGATTGCCGTGCGCTTGGGCGCTTACGTCACCGCAGGAACCCATCTCACCACGCTGGTTCCGCCGCAGCACTGGGTCATTGCCAATATTAAAGAGACACAGCTTGCCGATCTGCGCGTTGGGCAGCCGGTGAAATTCACCGTCGATGCGCTTAACGGAAAAGCCTATGAGGGCCGCGTGCAGAGTATCTCTCCGGCGACTGGCGTTGAGTTCAGCGCCATTACGCCGGATAACGCCACCGGCAACTTTGTCAAAATCGCCCAGCGCATTCCGGTGCGCATTGAAGTGCTCGGCAAAGCGGAAGATTCAGCCCTGCTGCGCCCTGGGATGTCGGTGCAGGTGAACATCGACACACGGGAGACGAAAGAATGA